One Saccharomyces mikatae IFO 1815 strain IFO1815 genome assembly, chromosome: 16 genomic region harbors:
- the CPD1 gene encoding 2',3'-cyclic-nucleotide 3'-phosphodiesterase (similar to Saccharomyces cerevisiae CPD1 (YGR247W); ancestral locus Anc_5.79): MAIALWYCPPQGSVAYETLQMLIFSFQTLFPDSPVIEPHVTVTSHLVCNSRDDVNKILTSCVAAIQSIRSHQIAKKGHKGQSLHTVAPPLVSFNGCSVGKRYFKKIVLECNKNKVLYGIAQIMREMYVEIDSETRSSRAATWVHEEFHPHVSLLYSDIHPVSQASLRVVQQRIEDALDVRLVPREKHKGSGNADGSNEVQMRWDFDISSSLSWNIPGTFKVVNCVGPVEEWEVLGRVDV, translated from the coding sequence ATGGCCATTGCGTTATGGTATTGTCCGCCACAGGGATCTGTTGCTTACGAGACGTTACAAATGCTTATATTTTCGTTTCAAACACTGTTCCCCGATTCGCCAGTGATTGAACCTCATGTTACGGTGACGTCCCATTTGGTGTGCAATAGTAGAGATGATGTTAATAAGATCTTAACTTCCTGTGTTGCTGCTATTCAATCGATAAGGTCTCATCAGATTGCAAAAAAAGGGCATAAGGGGCAGTCACTTCATACTGTTGCACCTCCACTGGTGTCTTTTAATGGATGTAGTGTAGGTAAACgatatttcaagaaaattgtACTTGAGTGTAACAAGAACAAAGTACTTTATGGAATAGCACAAATTATGAGAGAAATGTACGTAGAGATTGATTCTGAGACACGAAGTAGCCGTGCCGCTACTTGGGTGCACGAAGAATTTCACCCGCACGTTTCATTGCTATACTCTGATATCCATCCCGTGAGTCAGGCCTCATTGCGAGTCGTTCAacaaagaattgaagatgCTCTGGACGTACGATTAGTCCCAAGAGAGAAACATAAGGGCTCCGGAAACGCTGATGGTTCCAACGAAGTGCAAATGAGATGGGATTTTGacatatcttcatcattatcttgGAATATCCCGGGAACATTCAAGGTGGTTAACTGTGTGGGACCCGTTGAAGAGTGGGAGGTACTTGGAAGGGTGGACGTTTAA